A part of Terriglobales bacterium genomic DNA contains:
- a CDS encoding HlyD family secretion protein, translated as MAATQEKPRDTVEEQQVATGDGRPRPQQRTETEPQPGQTGPQPVDQEKSREEEEAAARTAQRKTRLKKIAPIVVVILAVGALLWWLHARQYEDTDDAQVDGHIAQIGSRVGGYITAVHVEDNQEVQPGQVLVEIDPRDYQVALARAQADYADSQAQAAAANYNVPITSINTQSQTAAAHADVNNAQAALDASQKNLDAAKAKEQAAIANNNKAQADVQRYKPLVERDVISKQQYDAAVATAQSTAAEVQSAHDNVIAAQAGITQAQAKVAQSQANLRSALTGPRQVNVTEARANSAQSTAAKNKAALEQAQLNLQYTKITAPVHGIVGHRTAEVGQYVQPGQALMSLVDIDDVWITANFKETQLKNMKPGQPVDIKVDATGRDYHGKVQAIGGASGARFSLFPPENATGNYVKVVQRIPVRILLDPDQNKDHLLRPGMSVEPKVKVR; from the coding sequence AGCCGGTCGATCAGGAGAAGTCGCGCGAGGAAGAAGAAGCGGCTGCGCGAACGGCTCAACGCAAAACTCGCCTGAAGAAGATCGCTCCGATTGTAGTTGTGATCCTCGCTGTCGGAGCACTCCTCTGGTGGCTCCACGCGCGTCAGTACGAAGATACCGACGATGCCCAGGTCGATGGCCACATCGCACAGATCGGGTCGCGCGTCGGCGGGTATATAACCGCGGTTCATGTAGAAGACAATCAGGAAGTTCAACCGGGGCAAGTCCTGGTCGAGATCGACCCCCGCGACTACCAAGTCGCATTAGCCCGAGCACAAGCTGACTACGCCGACTCGCAGGCACAGGCCGCCGCTGCGAACTACAACGTGCCGATTACGTCCATCAACACTCAGAGCCAAACCGCTGCTGCACACGCTGATGTAAACAATGCGCAAGCTGCACTTGATGCGTCGCAAAAGAACCTTGATGCGGCTAAAGCAAAAGAGCAAGCCGCCATCGCGAACAACAACAAAGCTCAAGCCGACGTTCAGCGTTATAAGCCTTTGGTCGAGAGAGACGTAATTTCCAAGCAGCAATACGACGCTGCTGTGGCGACTGCGCAAAGCACAGCCGCCGAAGTTCAGAGCGCGCACGATAACGTGATCGCAGCTCAGGCGGGAATTACTCAGGCTCAAGCCAAAGTCGCTCAATCACAGGCCAATCTGCGCAGTGCGCTGACGGGTCCCCGCCAGGTCAACGTCACGGAAGCACGCGCCAATTCCGCGCAATCAACCGCAGCAAAGAACAAAGCCGCACTCGAACAGGCGCAGCTCAACCTGCAGTACACGAAAATTACTGCGCCGGTTCATGGAATTGTCGGGCATCGGACTGCCGAAGTCGGTCAATACGTGCAGCCCGGCCAGGCGTTGATGTCGCTGGTCGATATTGACGACGTCTGGATCACCGCCAACTTCAAAGAAACCCAGCTCAAGAACATGAAGCCAGGCCAGCCGGTCGATATCAAAGTGGACGCGACCGGTCGTGACTACCACGGCAAAGTGCAGGCCATCGGCGGCGCCAGCGGCGCACGCTTCAGTCTCTTTCCTCCGGAGAACGCAACCGGCAACTACGTGAAAGTCGTGCAGCGCATTCCCGTACGCATCTTGCTTGATCCGGATCAGAACAAGGATCATCTGCTGCGGCCTGGCATGTCGGTCGAGCCTAAGGTGAAGGTGCGATAA